Part of the Salvelinus fontinalis isolate EN_2023a chromosome 1, ASM2944872v1, whole genome shotgun sequence genome is shown below.
TGTCTTGGTGAGAACAACAAAAGGTCGCTATAGTACAGCTAGGACGGGTTTCCTGTACAACCCTTCGACTACACAGTGCATAACAGCAATGCAGCTTGTATGTGTACTGTTTTATAGTGGTGTGTGGATCAATCAGATCTCTGAGCCTTTTACCGGTTGGAGCATTTCATTGATTAATGATTGATGTGTATCATTCTAGTACAGTGGCCTGAACACATAATCGGCAGATTCAACTGATGGTCCAGTTgacatatgcacatacatttgCTTAGTTTCTTGGAGGTAAAATAAGACCATTTGCACCAacgataatttaaaaaaagaaacccATGGAATACATTGTTTTATTGTAAAGAACTACATTTCACCGTTTATAGACTGCGTATACTATATGGATGTTGTATGGAAAACAATAATTGTACATGGAAGGATTTGGAGTGACAGAGTTGTTCATAGTGTGTGTTGCTATCCTGTTGTTCTGTTTGCTGTTTGATGTGGCCAAAGGACCCTTCACAGGCCCCATTTTGATAATGGGCCACTCCTGGTTCAATTATTAATCTGGGTTACGTACGGTGCCCAGGTCTGGATGGGCTTCCTGCATATATGGACACAAATCCTAGTGCCGCTGTGGCACCCACCTAAAAGCCAGACAGAACTCTCCTTGGCTGGCACTGAATGGCCTGTAGTGTGGGTGCAGCCAGGTTACGGCCCTATAATAACCACCTCCTCTGGCAGACTTAGCCCTCCAGCCTAAGCTCCCCTCTGGGTTCTCCTGGTCCTGGGCTATACCATTGTGCTGATGGTAGAAGAGGCCTCGGACGGGCCCGGCTTGGTGGGCAGAGACTTGAGGTACTCCAGGTGGCGGCGGGCGTCCTCAGTGTTGTGCCGGACGTAGTAGACCAGGTAGGAGATGACCATTGTGAACCAGCCGAACATGGTGACCAGCATGGCCACATCCGTGGTCTTCTTCATCACCACGCACAGGTCCAGGTCCTGGGCCAGCAGGAAGGGAACACCCTCCGCCCCCACATTGGGCGGATCCGACGTCTCGCACACGATGCCCGTCAGCGAGAGGGGCTCCAGGTCAATGTGGGGCATGGACATCTGCAGGCTGCAGTCGCAGTGCCACGGGTTATTGGTCAGGTTGGCGCGCGCCCGCAGCCCCTCGAAGGCCTCAGGGTTAATGTTGACCAATTTGTTGGAAGACAAGTCCAGGAAGGTGAGTGAGGGCCCCAGGCTCCTGAAGGCCCCTCGCTCCAGCTTGGCCAGCTCGTTGTTGGAGAGGTCCAGCTCGCTGAGCAGGGGCAGACCCTGGAAAGCATTGCTGGGGACCTCGGTGAGCAGGTTGAAGTCCAGGTAGATGTGCCGTGTGTCATTGGGTAGGTCCTGGGGGATCTCCGTGAGACGCAGGTTGCTGCAGCGCACCGTCTTTCCACGGCCGTCGCTCTCAGAGCAGTAGCAGCCCTGGGAGCAGCTGGTGGCGGCGTGGTGGAAGCAGGTCATCAGCACCACGCTGTGCAGCAGCAGACACATGACCACCGAATGGTGCAGTAGCCAGCCGCTCGCCAGCAGGTGCATGGTGGGATATGGGCATGCTCCAGGGAAGACCAACAAGGGCGAAGGGGCAGAGCCAGTGTCAACCTCCCCAATAGCTGTCAAGCCTATGGAGAAACAGGAAGCAGGATTGGTGGAGGGAGACAACACAACCCACTGATAGGAGAGGTACAATTGTTGCAATTGGTCACCAACCATATAAAACATTTATTATAAACAGATGTGTTACTTCAAATACAGATGCAGGATAACTAGCATAACtgtggtgaggaggcagagggGATCTTGCGGTCTTGTTCAGCACAGTTGGCTGACTAAACCATGTTTATACTTACAGCTTTATGGAAAACATAAGGATCAAAAAGTGCCCTCACACTGGCAAAAACACACAAGTAAAAAGTGCTTTGGTGTCAGTGTGACTGATAATTGACATCCCTGCAGTGCTGGCCTATttcggcaagtagcctagtggttagagcgttggactagtaaccgaaaggttgcaagatcgaatccccgagctgacaaggtaaaaatatgttgttctgcccctgaacaaagcagt
Proteins encoded:
- the LOC129856671 gene encoding leucine-rich repeat-containing protein 3B-like codes for the protein MHLLASGWLLHHSVVMCLLLHSVVLMTCFHHAATSCSQGCYCSESDGRGKTVRCSNLRLTEIPQDLPNDTRHIYLDFNLLTEVPSNAFQGLPLLSELDLSNNELAKLERGAFRSLGPSLTFLDLSSNKLVNINPEAFEGLRARANLTNNPWHCDCSLQMSMPHIDLEPLSLTGIVCETSDPPNVGAEGVPFLLAQDLDLCVVMKKTTDVAMLVTMFGWFTMVISYLVYYVRHNTEDARRHLEYLKSLPTKPGPSEASSTISTMV